From the genome of Uranotaenia lowii strain MFRU-FL chromosome 1, ASM2978415v1, whole genome shotgun sequence, one region includes:
- the LOC129758360 gene encoding protein no-on-transient A-like: MLSPTSLDEIKERISKNEEKINVLQSINNVLKERHDIESNYRKLAVKFRDMQEEEALRRAKVSSFDEVRKKQLAELQAKGEALCREKAKLQHQIEHVTWHIEGCRRRRPCLARLPENCPLKGNAPSCMPHSPEKLKIMANMKSTADHLVRGIMDLRKKIHIVQDKLEHELARKKDMEKKLSDLRKQICQHNKCMQQQSIREHAHHHAHHGHHHHHNHGGGGGGGGGGGGGGGGHHHGGGGGGGAGTTTLPPIKNCVAAK; this comes from the exons atgctttCGCCCACCAGTTTGGACGAAATCAAGGAGAGGATCAGtaaaaatgaagaaa AAATCAACGTCctacaatcaatcaacaatGTCCTGAAGGAACGCCACGATATCGAATCCAACTATCGGAAGTTGGCCGTTAAATTCAGGGACATGCAGGAGGAGGAAGCCCTCCGGAGGGCCAAGGTCAGTTCA TTTGACGAGGTTCGGAAAAAGCAGCTTGCCGAACTGCAGGCCAAGGGCGAAGCCCTCTGTCGGGAGAAGGCGAAGCTGCAGCACCAAATAGAACACGTCACCTGGCACATAGAGGGCTGCCGGCGGCGGCGTCCCTGCCTGGCACGGTTACCGGAGAACTGTCCGCTCAAGGGAAACGCCCCCAGCTGTATGCCACACTCGCCCGAAAAGCTCAAGATTATG gCAAACATGAAAAGCACGGCTGACCATTTGGTTCGAGGAATCATGGACTTGAGGAAGAAAATTCACATCGTACAGGACAAACTGGAACACGAATTAGCC CGCAAGAAAGACATGGAAAAGAAGCTGTCGGATTTGCGCAAACAGATATGCCAGCACAACAAGTGTATGCAGCAGCAAAGTATTCGAGAGCACGCTCACCATCACGCTCACCACGGGCACCACCATCATCACAATCACGGCGGCGGCGGTGGAGGTGGAGGTGGAGGAGGAGGCGGTGGCGGCGGCCATCATCATGGTGGGGGTGGTGGAGGAGGGGCAGGAACCACCACCCTACCTCCGATTAAGAACTGCGTAGCTGCCAAATAG